CTGGGGCGGCATGTTGTACAACCCTGGTGGCGGCACCGGCGGGGGCCGCAACGTTCGGTTAATCGTCAAACGGGGTGGGGCCGAGTCGTCGGCCCCACCCCGTCGTCGTTTTTCTGGGTCGTCGTTTTTCTGGTTGGCAATCGTCGCTCGGTGTGTCACGGTGACCTATGTCGCACTGGTCAAGATGACTCATGGTTTCGTGAGACGACGTCTGGTTTGCTGGACGCCGGCCACGAATCTCACATTGTCTCGGTGGCCGGATACGCATCATGACTCTTGGCGAATTCGCAACCTCTTCCGTGGAACCCACCCCAATGCTCGATCCCCGCCGGCGCGCCAAAGGCGTGACGTTGGCACCGCCGCCGGGAACTCGCTCGCCCGGGCTCACCGACGAGCGGTCGCCATTGCGGGCGTTGCCGGCGCTCGACGATCGGCGCCGCGGGCTGTATGAACGCTTCGGCAAGCGGGCCTTCGACATCGTCGGCGCCAGCGCGATCATCGTCGCCCTGAGCCCGGTGCTGTTGATCGAATGGCTCATGCTGCGGATCGTGCTCGGCCCGAACGTGATCATCACCCAGGAGCGCGTCGGCCGCAACGGCGAGGTGTTCGGGATGTACAAGTTCCGCACGATGCATTGGAGCCGTCGCGAGGCTCACCACTCCTTTGCCGGGCCCGACCGTCGGGTCACCCACAAGGCCGACCACGACCCGCGCCATACGCCGATCGGACGTCTGTTCCGCAAGCTGAGCGTCGATGAACTTCCGCAGCTCCTGAACGTGTTGAACGGCGACATGTCGCTGGTCGGGCCCCGCCCGGAGTTGGCGACGATCGTCGAGGAGATCCACGGCCACGGCCACCGTCGCCACAGCATCCGCCCCGGGATGACCGGAGAATGGCAGGTGACGACCCGTCAGACCGGAAAACTGCTGCACGAGTGCTTCGACGAGGACCTGCCGTATCTCGAACGCATCACCCTCCGCAACGACCTGTCGATCCTGTGGGACACCGTCTCGGTGGTCTCGGGTCAAGGCGGACGCTGAGCCGCGATCCCCATCGCGCGCGGAGCGCGTCCCCGCCGTATTTCAGTAGCGCGGCGATACACTTCCAACGTCAACTGCGAGCCTTCCCCCCGGAGTTTCCGTGTCCCCTCGTCGATCATTGCTCGTGGTGTCCCCGTCCGCGGACGGGTACGGATCTGACCGTGCGCTCGTCGGTATCGCGCCGATTTTCGCCGAACGCTACGACGTCACCGTCGTTGCTGCGGCAGATGGCCCGACCGTTGCGATGTTGCGCGAGGCCGGTATCGAGGTGATCATCGCACCCGACTTCGCGTTGCGACGAAAGTTCGCCACGCCCACCGGTATCATTCCGGCGTCGATTCGCGTCGCCAGAACGGCCGCGTTGCTCCGGCGGTTGCATCGGGAGCGGAACTTCGCCGGCGTCTACGTCAACACGGTCGCGAACATGATCCTTCCGTTCATCCGCACGGTGGTTCCCGCTCCGGTCGTCGTTCACGTTCGCGAGGTGCCCCGTGCCGGAGATCGACAGAATCGACTCATCTTCAGCCAGGTCAACCGGGTCGCGTCGTTGGCGCTGAGCAACTCGAGTCATACCGCAGCGTTCGTTCGCCGTGTGGAACCGCGCCTCACCGATCGGATCGAGGTGGTCTGCGGTGGGGTCGATGACCCGGGCGTGGTGGGGCGTCGACCCGATGCGTCCACGCCTCCGCTCGAGATCGTGTGCGTCGGTCGGTTGCACCCCCAAAAGGGCCAGGCCGTGCTGTTGGACGCGCTCGGGCCGCAGATCGCGCAGGGTGCCGACTACCGGATTCATTTCTGGGGTGACGCGCTCGCAGAGCACGCGCACATCGAAGCGGCGCTGCACGAACAGGTCGAGCGGTACGGCATCGCCGATCGGGTGGTCTGGCACGGCTACAGCAGCGACATCACGGCGATGTACACGGGCATGGACCTCGCGGTGATGCCCTCGACCTGGCCGGAGGGTTTCTCGCTCGTCACCGTCGAAGCCCAAGCCGCCGGCCTGCCGGTCATCGCCACTCAACCCGGGGGCCCGACCGACATCGTGATCGATGGGGAGACGGGCCGTCTCGTCGGACTCGTCGACCCCGACGGGATCCGCCAGGCGGTCGAGGAGATGAGCGATCCGAACGTGCGCGAGCGGTATTCGGCGGCGGGCCGCGCTCGATACCTCGACCGGTTCACCACCGAACGATCGGCTCGCGGGGTGGCCGAGGCCGTCACCCGGCTTGTGGGCTGAGCTTCGCCGAGGGCGCCGGGGCCAATTCGGCGGGGGCGATGTGCGCCGGGTCGTCGAAGATGCCCTTGCGCTTCAGTGACAGCACGGGCAGGGCGGTGCCCACCAGAATGCCGGCGGTCATGACCAGGGGCACGTAGCGGACCCCGTCGAGATGGACCACGACGATGCTCATCACGACGATGAACGCCGAGTCGATCACTCGGCCGACGAGCACCTGCTTGCTGTACAGCAGCGCGGTGAGTGCGTTGGCGACCGGAACGTTGGCGGCGTAGGCGACGGCGTAGATCGACCAGGACGCGGTGAGGAGCAGGGGGATCGGGTCGCTGTTGCTGATCCGCTCGAACGGTCCGCTGATGGCGAGGGCGACGGGGATGTACAGCACGGCGACGAGGGCCGACAGCGTGGTGAACGCGGCGATGAGTGGGACGCTGACCGTACCCTGGTCGCGGCGTCGCGTGAAGAACGGAAGGGTGAATCCGCCGATGCCGATCGCCGCGGTGAGGATCGGCGCGATGACGAGTCGGCCCGCCTCCATCACGCCGAGGGCTTCGGCCGAGACGAAGTAGCTCACCGACCAGCGCACCAACAACATGCCGAACGGTCGCATCATGAGCTGTCCTGAGCGCCACACCGACACGTCGAACAGGGTGCGCCACGCGGCCGGCCCGGGGCTGGGCAACCGGAGCTCTTCTCGTGGCAACTGGATGACCGCGGTGACGGCGGAGGCGATCGACCCGGACAACATCGCAATGAGGACCCAGTCCATGGTGAGGGTCGACATGGTCATCAACGCGATGATCGCCCCGACCGCGACCACCGCATAGGCGATGTCGTTGACGAGGAGCTTGACGAATTCGAGGCGTGCCATGAGGAGGCGTCGGCCGGTTTCCTCGATGAGCCACACGACCTGTGCCGCGCCGAAGATGGCCGCCGTTTTGACGCTGACGTCGGTGAAGATCAGCGCACCGACGAATCCGAACGCATAGCTGGCGAACACCGAGATGGCGCTCGCCCGCACCAGGGCCCGTCGGATGGGTGGGTCGTGGCGGTCGAGCAGGACCAACGGGTCGCCGATCCATCCGGTGTGCAGGGCGGTGGCGGTGACCATGATGCCCGGTACGAGCAGGGCGAAGATGGCCAGGCCCTGGTTTCCGAGGCGCGACAACGCCAGCATCTGCAGTGCGAGGCTCGAAGCGGCGACCACCCCCTGGCTGGCGATCGCGGCGCCGGCACCGCCGACGACGTTGCGCCGCTGTGTGATCTTGGCGACGAACCCGGTCTGCATCAGCGTGAGGCAGCGTTCGCTCTGGTGCCGGCCGCCCAGCGGGTCCGCAGGGAAACGGGTCGGCGGCTGTTGGCCGCGGCGGCGAGCAGGTCTCGGTACGCGCCGACCACGTCGTCGACGTTGTACAGGTCGCCGGCGCGCGCTGCGGTCTGGTCGCGCACGTGCAGGTCGTGGGTGGGGTTGTCGTCGAGGATCGTGGTCACGGCGCGGTCGAGGCTGTTCAGTCCGGCGTTCGGTCCGGCGGTTTCGTCGAGGTTGAAGTACTCGGCGTTGTCGCCGAGCACCTCGCGGGAGAACGCGGTGTCGAACGCGGCGATGCGTGAGCCGGTTCCCATCGCCTCGACGAGGCTGGGGTTGGTGCCGCCGACGGAGTGGCCGTGCAGGTACACCTTGGCGTGGTGCACGAGATCGAAGAACGCGTTGCGATCGCCGACGTGGCCGAGCATTCGGATGCGCTCGTCTCGTTCGGCGAGTTCGGCGATGGCTGTGGTCACCGGCGAGTCGTAGTTCGCGGTGCCGAGCACCACGAGGGGCAGCGGGTGGGAGCCGGCCGCGTAGTCGCGCACGATGCGGTCGATGTTGTTTTCGGGGTTGTGGCGGCCGGCGATCAACAGGTACCGGTAGGGCTCGAGGCCGAGGTTCTGGACCGTCGCGGGGTCTTTCGTCCAGTCGCCGTTGGTGACGCAATAGGGGATGACGGTGGTGTCGGAGGCGAATTCGTCGCGGTAGATGTCGGCCATGGCGGCGCCGTCGGCGATCAGGGCGCTGGCGCAGTGGCGCGAGATCTGGGCGGACCTCAAGAAGATGGTCTTGGCGCTGTTGCCCCATTTGCCCCGCAGCCACTCCTGCCCGTCGACGTTGAGCACGACGGGCTGTCGGGTGTAGCGCGACAGTGCGCAGTAGGCGGCGTTTGCCACGTTGACGACCAACACGACGTCGTGGCGGGCGAACCGGGCGGCGACTCCGGCGACGAGGCCGTGGCTCAGCGTCGAGAAGTTCTTGCCGGGAATCGTGGGGAGAACCTTGCGGTGTACCCCTTGCCAGTCGTCGTTGGTGAAGTCCTCGCCGCTTCGGCAATACATCGTGACCCGGTCGCCGCGTTTGGCGAGTTCGGGGAGCAGCAGGGTGAGGAAGGTCTCGTAACCGGAATAGGTGGAGGGCACGCCCCGGGCGCCGTAGACGCCGATGTCGAGTGCCGTGCTGGAGGTGTGGGGGCCTCGGAAGGCTCGTGGCATTCGCTCAGGCTATCGGCGGGTTCGCGAAGGCTTGCACGGACCGGGTGGGGTATTTCACCCTTCGCGCGGGTCGCAGCGCTCAGCGTCGTGAATCTCGCCGAATTCGGGTGTCTACCGGGCACTTTCGCCCATGCCGCCTGAGGCGGATTTCGGCCGCAACGGTACTAAATTCTCAATTGAAACACGCGCATTGTCGATTCAATGTGTTACCGGCGAATTCATCTGCTGTAGCGACCAGCGTCGCCGAAGGAGAACCAGTGAGCACATCCCTTCCATCCGATCAGCCGCCGGCGTCGATACGTTCCCGCACGCTCGGACGTGCAGCGCTTGCCGTGTTCGCCGTGTTCGGTGTCGTCGCCGGCGGGCTGGCACTCGGCAACGTCGGCGCCGACGAGATCCCAACTCCGCCGGCCCAGTCTCCGAGTTCCGAGACCACTCCGCGCGATCCGGGCGTCCTGCCGTCGGTCGATCTGGCCACGCTCGAGACGACCCCCATCAAACAGTGGGGGGTCGTGGGCAAGGGCACGACCTATTCCGTCGCCAAGTCGCTCGTCTGGGACTTCGCGGAGATCGGCGACACCATCTACGTCGCGGGCATCTTCACCGGCGTTCAGCGCAACGCCGACGACCCCACCAGCGAGGTGGTGCCGCAGTCGTACCTCGCGGCGTTCGAGCGCGACTCCGGTGCCTGGATCCCCTCGTTTCGGCCGGTGTTCAACCGCGCCGTCTATACGGTCGAGGAAGGCCCCGACGGCAACCTGTTGGTCGGCGGCGAGTTCACCCAGGTCAACGGCGTCGCCCGCGGTGGTCTCGTCAAGGTCGACCCGGTGACCGGCGAAACCAACGCCGGTTTCCCAACGCACATCACCGCGGGCGACCGACCGATGGTCCGCGACATCGTCGTCGACGGCAACCAGGTGTACATCGCCGGTCAGATCTCCAACGTGCACGGCCCGAACGGGTCGCCGTTCCGCCAGGGCATGGCCCGCCTCGACGGCCTGACCGGCGCCATCGATCTCAGCTTCGCACCGATGTATGCCGGAGGCGTCTGGCAGCTGGCGATCGACAAGGATCGCAACCGTATCCATGCGGCGGGCTTTTTCACCTCGGTGAACGGTCAACCGAACACGGCCCGTTTCGCGAGCGTGACCGAAGCCACCGGCGCCTACATCCCGGGCTTGGCGGCATACGTGAACAACCAGCCGAACGGTCAGCGCGACACCGTCGCGGTCGTGTACGCGAACAACCGGGTATACGTCGGCGGAGCCCAACACATCATCCAGGTGTTGGACACCGCCAACAACCAGCGCGTCGGCTTTGTCACCTCCGGGATCGCCTGCAACAACTTCAGCCCGTCGTGTGGGTTCACCGGCGGCGGCGACTACCAGGTTCTCGAGATCACCGAGAACGGGATGGTGCTCGGCGGATGTCACTGCTACGCCGACAACGCGATCTACAACTCGTTCACCAACAGCCGCACGCGGAACCGCTTCGCTCACGGGTTCGACACCTCGAACAACACGGTGCCCGCGTGGTGGCCGCAGTTGCGCCAGCCCTCGGTCGGCACGTATGCGATCTTCGTCGACTCGAACCACTGCGTGTACATCGGTGGCGACTACACCCACCGCGCGGACGGCGCCTACCTCGGCGGCTTCGGGCGGTACTGCCAGCCGACGCTCGGCCCGGCCAACCTGACGGCGACGAGCGTGAACAGCGGGGTCCGTCTTGCGTGGGAGACCCCGGCCTCGCCCCTGCCGATCTCGTATTACAAGGTGTACCGCGGCGGCACGTTCGCGGGAGATACCGACGGCCTGTCCTTCGGGTTCACCAACCTGACGCCCGGGTCGGTGCAGTCCTTCACGGTCCGTTCGGTCGATACCGGCGGTCGGATCTCCGACCCCGTGCCGGTGTCGGTCACCGTTGCCGGCCCCGACACCCAGGCTCCGACGGTGCCGACCGACGTCGTCGGGACGTCGAACGGTCAAACGGTGACGCTCACCTGGGCGCCCTCGACCGATCTGCCGAACCCCGGTGGGGTCGGTATGTCCGGATACCTGGTCCATCGCGACTGGGGATTCGTACGATTCGTGGCGGACGGGACGACGTTCACCGAGGACAACGTGGCGTTGGGGAACCGTCGGTACGAGGTTCGCGCCATCGACAAGGCCGACAACTTCTCCGCCCCTGCGGTGGTGAACGTGTTCGTCGGCGTGGTCGACAATCAGCCGCCGACGGTTCCGACGGGTCTTGTCGGTGCCGCTTCGGGGCCGACGGGTCAGACCGTCACGCTCAACTGGGCGCCGTCGACGGATCTGCCGAACCCCGGTGGGGTCGGCCTGTCGGGCTACCTGATCCATCGCGACTGGGAGTTCGTCAAGTTCGTGGCTGCGGGCACCGAGACCTTCACCGAGGACAACGTGGCGTTGGGGAACCGTCGCTACGAGGTCCGTGCGGTCGACAAGGGCGAGCGGTATTCCGCCTCGGCCGTGGTCATCGTCACGGTGGGCCTGGCCGACAACGAGCCGCCGACGGTGCCGACGAATGTCGCCGGCACCGTGAACGGGACCACGGTGACCCTCACCTGGTCGCCGTCGACGGATCTGCCGAACCCCGGTGGGGTCGGCCTGTCGGGCTACCTGATCCACCGCGACTGGGAATTCGTCAAGTTCGTGGCTGCGGGTACCGAGACATTCGTCGACACCAATGTCCCGGCGGGGACGCGCCGATACGAGGTGCGTTCGGTCGACAAGGGCAACCGAAACTCGGCCCCGTCCGATCCGCTCCGGCTGACCGTCCCAGGCTGACCATTTCATGACTTTGCGCTTCCCCACACATCAGATCGGCGCCGGCGGAACAACCCGCCGCTCGGTCACCGCCCTCCTCGTGACCGTCGGAGTCCTCGTTTACGGAGCCTGCGCCGGAAACGAGGCCGACGGCGACCGCTCGGCCGACGTCAGCGGCGCGACGGTTCCCGACGAGAACCGGCCGGCCCTCGAGCCGTCGGACGAGGCGGACACCGGCGCCGACACCGGCGCCGACGACGCTGAGTCGTCCACCGTCACCGCCGCACCCTCCGATCCCGCCATCGACGCCGTCGACGACAGCGCCGTAGGCGAGCGCGGGGCCTTGGAGGAGGTGGTCTCGAGCGCGACCGACCCCGTCACCGGGAACTCGGTGTCGGACCTCGAAGCGGTTACCTCGGGCCTGCCCGAGACGTGGGATCGCAACAGTCGCGGGGCCGAGATCCGCCTCGACGAGGCCGCCCAGTTGGCCTGCGCGAACGCTCAGATCGGGTTGGTCCGACTCGGCGAGCTGTCGGCGGATGCCGCCACCGGACACCTGGCCGTCGCCGCGGTGCGCGCCGATCAGAGCGCGGTCGCCGAGATCCACACCTCCGCAAACGGATTGGCGCTCGCTGCGCTCAACCACTCAGAGGCGGGTGCCGCCGAAGCGTTCGTGCAGATCTGTGTCGACCGCGGCTATGAGGGATGACATGAGTGCCGAGAGTCCGGTCGACGTGGCGGCGGTGCCGCCTGAACCGTCTGCGCTCGCCCGGTATCGCGCCGACATCGCGGCCCTCGCCGCTCATCAGAAGAGCTCGCGCGGTGCCCCGCCGTATTCGTTGCTGATCAACCGGCCACTCGGGCGTCGCTTCGCAGCGCTCGCACACCTAGTCGGCCTGACGCCGAATCAGGTTTCGCTCATCAGCTTCGGTTTCACGGCGGCGGGCCTCCTGGTGTTCGCCGTGATGTCGCCGAGTTGGCCCCAGTCGATCCTGGCCACCGCCTTGTTGGTGTTGGGCTACGCCATCGATTCCGCCGACGGTCAGCTCGCTCGCCTCACCACGGGTGGGTCGCTGGCGGGTGAGTGGCTCGACCACACGCTCGACAGCGTGAAACTCGGCGTCTTTCACGGGGCGATCCTGGTGTCGGCTTACCGGTTCGACGCAGACCTCGGCGTGTGGCCGCAGGTGACCGCGTTGGCATTCGGCATGGTTGCGGCCACGTTGTTTCTCATCTTCATCCTCACCGACCAGCTTCGCCGTGGCGCCGGTGGCGCCGCCCCCGAACGTCCGCAGGCCTGGTGGTTCATGGTGCTCAACGCCCCGACCGACTACGGCGTGCAGTGTCTGTGGATGGTCATGCGGCCGTCGTCCACGGTGTTCTTCGGCGGATACGCCCTGTTGGCCCTCGCGAACCTGGGGTATCTCGGGGTGAGCGGGCGGAGCCGGTTCCGCCAGATGCAGCAGATCGATCGAGAGCGGGTGCGACGATGACGGTGGTTGGCTATGCGCCGGGGGCCTATGACCTTTTACATGTCGGTCACCTCCGGCTGCTGGAACGTTCGCGAGAGCGGTGCGACCGGTTGGTGGTCGGCGTCGTGGGCGACGACCTTGCCGAACTCCAGCGCGGCGAGCGTCCGGCCGAGCCGCTCGAAGCGCGTATGGCGGCGGTCGCCGAACTCGACTGGGTCGACGAGGTGGTCGAGGACCCGTCGAGCGACAAGGCGGTGATCTGGGAACGGGTTCGCTTCGACGTGATCTTCAAGGGCGACGACTGGCGGGGGACCCCCAAGGGGGACGCGCTCGAGGCGGCGATGGCCCGCGTCGGTGCCGAAGTCGTGTATCTGAGCTACACCAAGGACATCTCGAGCACCCGGTTGCGGCGCGAGCTTCGCGAAGCGTGTTCGTGACTCTCGCTACACGCTGACGGTGTTGCCGGCGCGCTCTCGTGTGGCGCGCTCCCGTGCGGCGAGCGGGGTGAGCGCCATCGTTCCCTGAGTGTTGCGTTGGGTGGGTCCGACCTCGCGTTGCAGGACTCCGACCCAGGCGCCGAGGATGAGCAGCCACAGCGCCGACACGCCCACTCCCGACCCGACGCCTTCGACGGTGAACCCGTTCACCATCAGACACGCGAGTACCCCGCCGAGCAACGGAGCGTCGCCGTGGCGGAGCCGCTGGAGGCGGGCAATTCCGAGCCCGATGGCGATGACGAGACCGAGCCACAGCCCGAGGCCGATGAGGCCGCCGTCGACCGCGACGTTGATGAACGCGTTGTGGGCCCCGCCGAGTCCGACCCGGTCATAGAAGACTCCGCGTGAGGTCGACAGCCCCCAGCCGGTGAGCGGCTTCTGGGAGACGAGGTCGACGGCGATGCCCCACAGTTCGGTCCGGTTCGACACGGTCGTGAGGTTCTCGGTGGGTTCGCCACGAGCGAGGTAGGCGAGGATGACCGGCCAGAAGCTGAACACCGCGAGCGCCAGGCCCACGAACCCCAGGACGCCGAGCGGAATGCGCTCCCGCACCGGCACCGTGAGGTAAATGACCACGAACACGCCGGCGATTGCCGCGATGACGGCGCCCCGGGTCTGCGTGGCCACCAACGCGGCACCCATCACCGCGAGACATGTCAGATAGAGCGGCCGTGGCCAGCGCTGGGCCCCGAGTCGGAATCGGCTGTGGTTGGTGGCCAGGCCGAGCGCGATGGTGATGCCGAGGGCCAACATCGCGCCGGCGGTGACCGAGTGGACATAGAGCCAGTTGAACCGGTGGGCCTGCAGGGGCGAGAACGGCACGCGGTAGACGAGGCCGATGAACACCGACAGGGTGACGAGGCCGACATAGGCGTGGGCCAGTTGCAGCACCTGACCTCGCCGGGCGTTCGCCGCGATCGCGCTCGAGAACGCGACCATGATGCACAACTGCATCGCCCGAACCGCGCCGAGGACCACATAGGAGCTGTACATCACCGACATCACCATGGCGGCGGTGTAGCCGCGCATGAAGAACTGCACGGCGGTGGGGCGGTTCCAGCGCGGGGGTGTGACGACGTAGCCGATGAGGTACCCGGCGACGAGGGCGAACACGGCGAGCTCGACGACGATCGCCAGGTCGACCGAGGCCGACAACGAGTCGTTCAGTTCGCGCTGGCGGAACTTGTACTCGGTTCCGAGGATCATGGCGAGGCCGAGCACCGCCGGCCAGGTGTCGGTCCAGAGGCTGGGGAGTCGCCAGGGGAGTCGCCAGGGGTGCGACATCACGAACCGTGGACGAAGACGTAGCCGAGCGTGTCGCTGGCGAGGAAGTCGAGCTGACGCCGGGTCTGGTCGATGACGTCGCGGCTGGTGCCGCGTTCGATGAGCACGACGACTCCGTCGACGGTTTGGCCGAGCACCGAGGATCCGGCTGCGCTCAGCAGCGGCGGTCCGTCGATGAGGATGAGGTCGTAGTGGCGTCGCAGGTCGACGAGCGCGGATTCGGTGGCGCCGGTGCGCAACAACGCCGGGGGCTGGGACGGATCGCCGCCGGGGCCCATCAGGAACAGGGCGGACGAGGTCATGGCGCTGTTCTCGCCAAAGCGCAGGCGAACGGTTGCCTCGTCGGCCTCCGCGCTGCCGGCGACGACGTCGGCGAATCCGAGACGGTTGTCGAGCCCGAGGATGGTCGACACGCCGCGCGCCCCGTGGTCGGCGTCGATGAGCAGCACGCGCTTGCCGGCGCGGGCGGCGACGAGCGCGGTCTTGATGACGACGTCGGCGTCGTGGGCCATGAGGTCGGCGGGGGTGAACAACACGGTGTCGCCCGACAACACCGCGTCGATGTTGGAGGTGATCCGCTGAAAGCTCGGCTCGGGCACCGCGACCATGTCGATGGTCTTGGCGCTCACGAGGTCGTAGCCGACCTCGCCGAGCATGGGCAGGCCCAGCCAGGAGGACACGTCTGCGGAGTTCTCGCCGATCGGTTCGCGGTCGGCTCGGAACCAGGCGATCAGCACCGCGGCGAGGAAGCCGATGATGCCGGCGATCACGACGTTGCGCACGAGGCGGGCGAGGAAGTTGCTCGACGAGGGGACCCGCGCCGGGTCGTAGGCGTCGACGCCGTCGCCGAACAGTGCGCGGGTGGTGTTGATCTCCGCCATGCGTTGTTGAATCTGGCCGTCGTCGGAGAGGTCGATGCCGGGGATTCCGGAGTCGGCACGGGGCGATTCGCCGCTGAGCGCGGCGAGCGCTCGTTCGGCCTTGTCGTCGAACTGGCGCGCCGTGGCGTCGCGGTAGGCGGCGACGATGGCGTCGACGGCCCCGGTGGCGGTGCGGAACTCGCCGAACTGGCAGGTCACGGTCATGACCGTCGAGGCGGCGGCTGCGGTGGCGGAGCAGTTCGACCGCAGGTCGGCTGCCGAGCCGGCCCGGGGGAAGTTCTGGGCGGCCGCCTGGAGCACGTCGCTCGAGGTGGCGAACGCGGCGCGCTCCGCGCTGTAGCGGGCGAAGTCCACCACGGAGATCCCATCGGCGAAGGTAGCGCTGCCGCGGGGGTCGGTGAGGGTGACCTTGCCGACCGCTTCGAACGAGTTGGGTCGAAGCGCCGTGAAGACCACGGCGATCAGCACACATGCGAGCGGCACCGCGGTCATGAGCTTTCGGTAGCGCAGGGCGGCTTCGATGATGCCCGGGGCAGCCTGCGGTTGCGTCGGTTCGGTTGCGAACATGGCGTTCCCATCGGCGGGTCGGGGCGAGATGTGAGGGGTGCGGCGCCCGTTATGGTGGCGGTGCTGTGGAATCGTTCGACCCGTCACCGAAGGCTTCGCCTGGCCCAGCACCTGGCCCGTCGCCCGAGCCGTCGCTCGAGCCGGCGCCCCGTGGCGGCCCTCAGGAGATCCCTCGTCCGACCTCGGCGCGTCTCGGCGCTGCTCCGGCGTGGTCGGGTGCCATCGGTAGTGTCCCGTCGTTGGACCTCGACGACATCGCACAACGATTGACGCAGATGTCGATCGATCGGGCGATGTCGATGGTGGCGCAGTCCCGACAGCGCAGTGCGGTTGCGGTCGTGTTGTCACAGGGGCGGCGGGGGCCGGAGCTGTTGTTGACCCGGCGTGCCTGGCACATGCGGACCCATCGAGGCGAGATCGCCTTTCCCGGTGGCGGCGAGGAGGACGGCGACGTCTTTCCGGTGGGCACGGCGCTGCGCGAGGCGTGTGAGGAGGTGGCGCTCGATCCCGGTTCGGTCGAACCGATCGCGGCGCTCGACCCGATGGTGACGTTCACGAGCGACAAGGCCGTCGTGCCGATCGTGTTCGAGACCGACCAACGCCCCAGCGTCGTGGCCAGTCCCGATGAGGTCGACGCCATCTTGCAGGTGAGCTTCGCCGACCTGCTCGAGGAGGGGTGTTATCGCCAGGAGTTGTGGACCTGGAGCGGTTCCACGCTTCGCGACGCCCCCGAGGCGGGGTATCAACATCCCGTGCATTTCTTCGAGCTCTACGGCGACACGTTGTGGGGTGCGACGGCTTCGATGATCAATCAGCTGTTGACGGTCGTGTTCGCCCCGGAGGCGTTCGAGGAGTTGATGCGAGGCCCCGAGCACTTCGGGCGCTGAAGGTCGGGCGCTGAAGGTCGGGCGGCGCGCGTCGGGACGCGTTCGGCAGGACGCGTTCGGCGGTTCGGCCGCTATCGTCTGATCCACAGGGAGGTGTGCCGATGGCGATGTTGACCTTTGAAGGTGAGACCCACGGCGAGATCGTGGTGAAGGTTCGGCGCTGGTTGGCGTCGCTCGAGGAGGCCCCGGAAGGGACCCTGACAGCGGTTGAGGCGATCGAGCAGGGTGCTGAACTCACCAAGGACGCGCTGCGCATCATCGCGGCGGCCGCGCCGGCTCCGGTTGCGCAGAGCGAGTTGCTGAAAGGCCTGACCGGGCTCGGCTACAAGGCGACCGACACGACCAAGGAAGCGCTCGTCGGCGGACTCGACTCGATCGAGGAGATGACCGGTGGTGGCGTCGTGCGTCAGGTGCAAAAGGCCGGGGTGCGGGCGGCGTGGGAGATGAACTCGACCG
The DNA window shown above is from Microthrixaceae bacterium and carries:
- a CDS encoding sugar transferase, with protein sequence MEPTPMLDPRRRAKGVTLAPPPGTRSPGLTDERSPLRALPALDDRRRGLYERFGKRAFDIVGASAIIVALSPVLLIEWLMLRIVLGPNVIITQERVGRNGEVFGMYKFRTMHWSRREAHHSFAGPDRRVTHKADHDPRHTPIGRLFRKLSVDELPQLLNVLNGDMSLVGPRPELATIVEEIHGHGHRRHSIRPGMTGEWQVTTRQTGKLLHECFDEDLPYLERITLRNDLSILWDTVSVVSGQGGR
- a CDS encoding glycosyltransferase gives rise to the protein MSPSADGYGSDRALVGIAPIFAERYDVTVVAAADGPTVAMLREAGIEVIIAPDFALRRKFATPTGIIPASIRVARTAALLRRLHRERNFAGVYVNTVANMILPFIRTVVPAPVVVHVREVPRAGDRQNRLIFSQVNRVASLALSNSSHTAAFVRRVEPRLTDRIEVVCGGVDDPGVVGRRPDASTPPLEIVCVGRLHPQKGQAVLLDALGPQIAQGADYRIHFWGDALAEHAHIEAALHEQVERYGIADRVVWHGYSSDITAMYTGMDLAVMPSTWPEGFSLVTVEAQAAGLPVIATQPGGPTDIVIDGETGRLVGLVDPDGIRQAVEEMSDPNVRERYSAAGRARYLDRFTTERSARGVAEAVTRLVG
- a CDS encoding glycosyltransferase; the protein is MPRAFRGPHTSSTALDIGVYGARGVPSTYSGYETFLTLLLPELAKRGDRVTMYCRSGEDFTNDDWQGVHRKVLPTIPGKNFSTLSHGLVAGVAARFARHDVVLVVNVANAAYCALSRYTRQPVVLNVDGQEWLRGKWGNSAKTIFLRSAQISRHCASALIADGAAMADIYRDEFASDTTVIPYCVTNGDWTKDPATVQNLGLEPYRYLLIAGRHNPENNIDRIVRDYAAGSHPLPLVVLGTANYDSPVTTAIAELAERDERIRMLGHVGDRNAFFDLVHHAKVYLHGHSVGGTNPSLVEAMGTGSRIAAFDTAFSREVLGDNAEYFNLDETAGPNAGLNSLDRAVTTILDDNPTHDLHVRDQTAARAGDLYNVDDVVGAYRDLLAAAANSRRPVSLRTRWAAGTRANAASR
- a CDS encoding CDP-alcohol phosphatidyltransferase family protein; its protein translation is MSAESPVDVAAVPPEPSALARYRADIAALAAHQKSSRGAPPYSLLINRPLGRRFAALAHLVGLTPNQVSLISFGFTAAGLLVFAVMSPSWPQSILATALLVLGYAIDSADGQLARLTTGGSLAGEWLDHTLDSVKLGVFHGAILVSAYRFDADLGVWPQVTALAFGMVAATLFLIFILTDQLRRGAGGAAPERPQAWWFMVLNAPTDYGVQCLWMVMRPSSTVFFGGYALLALANLGYLGVSGRSRFRQMQQIDRERVRR
- a CDS encoding adenylyltransferase/cytidyltransferase family protein, whose product is MTVVGYAPGAYDLLHVGHLRLLERSRERCDRLVVGVVGDDLAELQRGERPAEPLEARMAAVAELDWVDEVVEDPSSDKAVIWERVRFDVIFKGDDWRGTPKGDALEAAMARVGAEVVYLSYTKDISSTRLRRELREACS
- a CDS encoding O-antigen ligase family protein; translated protein: MSHPWRLPWRLPSLWTDTWPAVLGLAMILGTEYKFRQRELNDSLSASVDLAIVVELAVFALVAGYLIGYVVTPPRWNRPTAVQFFMRGYTAAMVMSVMYSSYVVLGAVRAMQLCIMVAFSSAIAANARRGQVLQLAHAYVGLVTLSVFIGLVYRVPFSPLQAHRFNWLYVHSVTAGAMLALGITIALGLATNHSRFRLGAQRWPRPLYLTCLAVMGAALVATQTRGAVIAAIAGVFVVIYLTVPVRERIPLGVLGFVGLALAVFSFWPVILAYLARGEPTENLTTVSNRTELWGIAVDLVSQKPLTGWGLSTSRGVFYDRVGLGGAHNAFINVAVDGGLIGLGLWLGLVIAIGLGIARLQRLRHGDAPLLGGVLACLMVNGFTVEGVGSGVGVSALWLLILGAWVGVLQREVGPTQRNTQGTMALTPLAARERATRERAGNTVSV